In a single window of the Amycolatopsis sp. cg5 genome:
- a CDS encoding STAS domain-containing protein produces MATEPTPPLGDVLIRVSRVNTVCVVAAFGEVDLVSAVTLREALLGGLEPAPGGLVADLSGVTFFGSSGLSALVAADERAKELGVSFATVGTERVVLVPLRVTGLDELLAVHPSVDEAVRAARSS; encoded by the coding sequence ATGGCCACCGAGCCGACGCCGCCGCTGGGCGATGTGCTCATCCGCGTCAGCCGGGTGAACACGGTCTGTGTCGTCGCGGCCTTCGGCGAGGTTGACCTGGTCAGCGCGGTCACCCTGCGCGAGGCGCTCTTGGGCGGCCTGGAACCGGCTCCCGGCGGGCTCGTCGCCGACCTGTCCGGTGTGACGTTTTTCGGCTCCAGCGGGCTGAGCGCGCTGGTCGCGGCCGACGAGCGCGCCAAGGAACTCGGCGTCTCGTTCGCGACGGTCGGGACGGAACGGGTGGTGCTGGTGCCGCTGCGGGTCACCGGGCTCGACGAGCTGCTGGCGGTCCACCCGAGCGTCGACGAGGCCGTGCGGGCCGCGCGGTCGTCCTAG
- a CDS encoding exo-alpha-sialidase yields the protein MRRAGFTRTAFGLAAGLVAAAAMTAAVAPAAQAAVGNTVVFKQNNEGYDCFRIPSVIKAKNGDLLAFAEGRNGGASFCNDHGDIDLVLKRSSDNGKTWSGLQIVIEGFGDTKGNPTAVVVPSTGRVVLLSTMECVKNPSCGRIPRVQHSDDNGKTWTVPKVLTTELGFDSAPGWLATGPSHGIVLTKGAHAGRIVAGMSYSIGTKDTGSLIYSDDQGVTWKRGATDTSTTTAMNPQEISVIELADGRVYAAARNDANNDNKCLAGGTRNRAYAISSDGGASFSSKFTFENDLVTPTVQSSVMRMSGAYNRLVFAGPSTCDRRKELVVRSSFDEGGSWQSKSEGLLVWGEDAAYSDMLQLGTGSVGVLYEAGPELNANATIRFSAITETMLGAPACGQGYGVIDSAPLGAEGTVYLSYNAANGNNCVSTMKKADAGTPTATSAYLEVAGSQRDTDSGSFSYFAGPVKAPAGNKCVKWGGSAGGVKYDSPSEHCG from the coding sequence ATGAGAAGAGCAGGATTCACGCGGACAGCGTTCGGCCTCGCGGCCGGGCTCGTCGCGGCGGCGGCGATGACCGCGGCCGTGGCGCCCGCCGCACAGGCGGCGGTCGGCAACACGGTGGTGTTCAAGCAGAACAATGAGGGCTACGACTGTTTCCGCATCCCGTCGGTGATCAAGGCGAAGAACGGCGACCTGCTCGCGTTCGCCGAGGGACGCAACGGCGGCGCGAGCTTCTGCAACGACCACGGCGACATCGACCTGGTGCTGAAGAGATCGTCCGACAACGGCAAGACCTGGAGCGGACTCCAGATCGTCATCGAGGGATTCGGTGACACCAAGGGAAATCCGACCGCCGTGGTCGTCCCGTCCACCGGGCGGGTCGTGCTGCTCTCCACGATGGAGTGCGTCAAGAACCCGTCGTGCGGCCGGATCCCGCGCGTGCAGCACAGCGACGACAACGGCAAGACCTGGACCGTGCCCAAGGTGCTGACCACCGAACTGGGCTTCGACTCGGCGCCGGGCTGGCTGGCCACCGGGCCGTCACACGGCATCGTGCTCACCAAGGGCGCGCACGCGGGCCGGATCGTCGCGGGCATGAGCTACTCGATCGGCACGAAGGACACCGGCTCGCTCATCTACAGCGACGATCAAGGCGTCACCTGGAAACGCGGCGCCACGGACACCAGCACCACGACCGCGATGAACCCGCAGGAGATCAGCGTCATCGAACTCGCCGACGGCCGGGTGTACGCGGCGGCGCGCAACGACGCCAACAATGACAACAAGTGCCTCGCCGGAGGCACACGGAACCGGGCATACGCCATCAGTTCGGACGGCGGCGCCTCGTTCTCGTCGAAGTTCACCTTCGAGAACGACCTCGTCACGCCGACCGTGCAGAGTTCGGTGATGCGCATGAGCGGCGCGTACAACCGGCTCGTGTTCGCCGGACCGTCCACTTGCGACCGCCGCAAGGAGCTGGTCGTGCGCTCGTCCTTCGACGAGGGCGGCAGCTGGCAGTCCAAGTCCGAAGGCCTGCTGGTGTGGGGCGAGGACGCGGCGTACTCCGACATGCTGCAGCTCGGCACCGGCTCGGTCGGCGTGCTGTACGAGGCAGGCCCGGAACTGAACGCGAACGCGACCATCCGGTTCTCGGCGATCACCGAGACCATGCTCGGCGCGCCCGCGTGCGGGCAGGGTTACGGCGTCATCGACTCCGCGCCGCTGGGCGCCGAGGGCACGGTGTACCTCTCGTACAACGCGGCCAACGGCAACAACTGCGTGAGCACGATGAAGAAGGCCGACGCGGGCACGCCGACGGCGACCTCGGCCTATCTGGAGGTCGCGGGTTCCCAGCGCGACACCGACTCCGGGTCGTTCTCGTACTTCGCCGGACCGGTCAAGGCGCCGGCCGGCAACAAGTGCGTGAAGTGGGGCGGCTCCGCGGGCGGGGTGAAGTACGACAGCCCGTCCGAGCACTGCGGCTAG
- a CDS encoding SigB/SigF/SigG family RNA polymerase sigma factor, giving the protein MTHQRRDEYAHCVPLLAELGALDPDDPRRDSIRHRLVTEFLPVAEHIAYRFTGRGEPREDLLQVARIGLINAVDRFQPDRGSDFLSFAVPTIMGEVRRHFRDTGWAVRVPRRLKELHLSLSQGSSALSQRLGRAPTPTELAEHLGLDVDEVREGLLAGNAYQTLSVDKPIFSDSETMSLADTLGEDDLDLVNVENHEALQPLLRELPARERSILVMRFFGNLTQTQIAEKIGISQMHVSRLLSQTLDQLRGKLTGEG; this is encoded by the coding sequence ATGACCCATCAGCGTCGCGACGAGTACGCCCACTGTGTGCCACTGCTGGCGGAGCTGGGCGCACTCGATCCCGACGATCCGCGTCGCGATTCGATCCGGCACCGGCTCGTCACCGAGTTCCTCCCCGTCGCCGAACACATCGCCTACCGCTTCACCGGCCGTGGCGAGCCGCGCGAGGACCTGCTGCAGGTGGCCAGGATCGGCCTGATCAACGCGGTCGACCGCTTCCAGCCCGACCGCGGCAGCGACTTCCTGTCCTTCGCCGTGCCCACGATCATGGGCGAGGTACGCAGGCACTTCCGCGACACCGGCTGGGCCGTGCGCGTCCCGCGCAGGCTCAAGGAGCTGCACCTCTCGCTGAGCCAGGGTTCAAGCGCGCTTTCGCAACGGCTCGGCCGCGCGCCGACCCCGACCGAGCTGGCCGAGCACCTCGGCCTCGACGTCGACGAGGTGCGCGAAGGCCTGCTGGCGGGCAACGCGTACCAGACGCTTTCGGTGGACAAGCCGATCTTCAGCGACTCGGAGACCATGTCACTCGCGGACACGCTCGGCGAGGACGACCTGGATCTGGTCAACGTCGAGAACCACGAGGCACTGCAGCCGCTGCTGCGTGAACTGCCCGCGCGGGAGCGGTCGATCCTCGTCATGCGGTTCTTCGGCAACCTGACGCAGACGCAGATCGCCGAGAAGATCGGGATCTCGCAGATGCACGTCTCACGCCTGCTTTCGCAGACCCTGGATCAGCTGCGAGGCAAACTCACCGGCGAGGGCTAA
- a CDS encoding anti-sigma factor, with product MEARHEKTPDSVDELLDEVVELRVPAHAGQLSLVRMLAQGMAARADFHLDAISDAKMAVDEACAELIEQADLGAFLRCRFRPVLGGLQVSVSTTTLHTEAPSTSSFGWHVLATLTESAWTAIDSGPGPGSVVTIEFILRSGTDVV from the coding sequence ATGGAGGCTAGGCATGAGAAGACCCCCGACAGCGTCGACGAGCTACTCGACGAGGTGGTCGAGCTACGCGTACCGGCGCACGCCGGGCAGCTGTCACTGGTCCGCATGCTCGCGCAGGGCATGGCGGCGCGGGCCGATTTCCACCTCGACGCCATTTCCGACGCCAAGATGGCCGTCGACGAGGCCTGCGCGGAGCTGATCGAGCAGGCCGACCTCGGCGCCTTCCTCAGGTGCCGGTTCCGCCCCGTGCTGGGCGGCCTCCAGGTCTCGGTTTCGACGACGACGCTGCACACCGAGGCACCCAGCACCAGTTCGTTCGGCTGGCACGTGCTCGCCACGCTCACCGAGTCGGCGTGGACGGCCATCGACTCGGGACCCGGCCCCGGCAGCGTGGTGACGATCGAGTTCATCCTGCGCTCGGGGACTGATGTGGTGTGA
- a CDS encoding CHAD domain-containing protein, translating to MATPVSQLERERKYDLGAGGQVPILAGAGAVASQEGPVEQLLDATYFDTGDYRLARAGITLRRRTGGDDAGWHLKLPVSADTREELHLPLRPNKPSKVPGRLARLVTAYTAGSRLVPIAHLKTDRFSYRLADADGHVLATLTDDHVTGEAGGAVAHIDSWRELEVELEAGTEPRLLDDLDRALVPSGASASKYPSKMRRLVGDLVPRRKSVKLGKKPAAGPVVLGYLREQFDHLRRNDIGVRRDTDDAIHQMRVACRRLRSAFRSFDRVIDVPASLSAELKWLAGELAPARDTEVMAATINKQLDALPPEFVLGRVRQLLVRHFSREGEEARTRAVEALNSKRYLALLSSLDDVLAAPPLTKRARRPARKELRAAVRKAASKLARAEAATHDAADLDTALHETRKKAKRARYAADAARPVLGKKLGKWRKKVKAVQGTLGEHQDTVVTRETLYRLGIGAFRDGDNAFTYGLLHAHNTELAHAKQHAFRTQWPTLPKP from the coding sequence ATGGCAACGCCCGTCAGCCAGCTCGAACGGGAACGCAAGTACGACCTCGGTGCGGGTGGTCAGGTGCCGATACTCGCCGGCGCCGGGGCGGTGGCCAGCCAGGAAGGTCCGGTCGAGCAGCTGCTGGACGCGACCTACTTCGACACCGGCGACTACCGCCTCGCCCGCGCCGGCATCACCCTGCGGCGCCGCACCGGCGGTGACGACGCGGGCTGGCACCTCAAGCTCCCGGTGTCGGCCGACACCCGCGAAGAGCTCCATTTACCCTTACGCCCCAACAAACCGTCCAAGGTGCCCGGCCGTCTCGCCCGCCTGGTGACCGCGTACACGGCGGGCTCACGGCTGGTGCCGATCGCGCATCTCAAGACCGACCGGTTCTCCTACCGGCTGGCCGACGCGGACGGCCACGTGCTCGCGACGCTCACCGACGACCACGTCACCGGCGAGGCCGGGGGAGCGGTCGCGCACATCGACAGCTGGCGCGAACTCGAGGTCGAACTCGAAGCGGGCACCGAGCCCCGCCTGCTCGACGACCTCGACCGGGCACTGGTGCCCTCGGGCGCGTCCGCGTCGAAGTACCCGTCCAAGATGCGACGGCTGGTGGGCGACCTGGTCCCTCGGCGGAAATCGGTCAAGCTGGGCAAGAAGCCCGCCGCGGGCCCGGTCGTGCTCGGCTACCTCCGCGAGCAGTTCGACCACCTGCGCCGCAACGACATCGGCGTCCGCCGCGACACCGACGACGCGATCCACCAGATGCGCGTCGCCTGCCGTCGCCTGCGCAGCGCGTTCCGCTCCTTCGATCGGGTCATCGACGTGCCCGCGTCGCTCTCGGCCGAGCTGAAGTGGCTCGCGGGCGAACTGGCCCCGGCCCGCGACACCGAGGTCATGGCCGCGACGATCAACAAGCAGCTCGACGCACTGCCACCCGAGTTCGTGCTCGGCCGGGTGCGTCAGCTGCTCGTCCGCCACTTTTCACGCGAGGGTGAGGAGGCGCGGACCCGCGCGGTGGAAGCGTTGAACAGCAAGCGATACCTGGCCCTGCTGTCCTCTTTGGACGATGTGCTGGCCGCACCGCCGTTGACGAAACGTGCCCGACGGCCCGCGCGCAAGGAGTTGCGGGCGGCCGTCCGCAAGGCGGCTTCGAAGCTCGCTCGCGCCGAGGCGGCCACCCACGACGCGGCCGACCTGGACACCGCCTTGCACGAGACGCGCAAGAAGGCGAAGCGTGCGCGTTACGCCGCGGACGCGGCACGGCCGGTGCTGGGCAAGAAACTCGGCAAGTGGCGCAAGAAGGTCAAGGCCGTCCAGGGAACTTTGGGCGAGCACCAGGACACGGTCGTGACCCGGGAAACCCTATACCGCCTCGGCATCGGCGCCTTCCGAGACGGCGACAACGCGTTCACCTACGGCCTGCTGCACGCCCACAACACCGAACTCGCCCACGCGAAGCAACACGCCTTCCGCACCCAATGGCCCACCCTCCCCAAGCCCTGA
- a CDS encoding anti-sigma factor RsbA family regulatory protein, with the protein MTSSATVEAAANPFVHPALFYRGPREYLAGTVPFVLDGLALGEPVAVAVPGPNLDLIRGGLGAAADDVLLLDMTEAGRNPGRIIPGVLRAFADRHGGSRVRIIGEPIWPDRSEREYPACAAHEALINHAFDGRPVTILCPYDADRLKPRVLDDALRTHPVVIDVSGEHESDLYAPDEVITGYNLPFPEPGEAFSLAVDLSGLKALRVFAAEHAKLAGLGDDRVGDVVLVASELAANSIVHARDRASIRFWHEDGHLVCESADHGHLADPLAGKRPAEPGQLGGRGLLLVNQLADLVRVYSVPGSTVIRAWFRR; encoded by the coding sequence GTGACGAGCTCGGCGACTGTGGAGGCGGCCGCGAACCCGTTCGTCCATCCCGCGTTATTCTACCGCGGACCGCGGGAGTATCTGGCGGGGACGGTCCCGTTCGTACTCGACGGCCTGGCACTCGGCGAACCTGTCGCCGTCGCGGTGCCGGGACCCAATCTGGACCTCATCCGCGGCGGCCTCGGCGCCGCGGCCGACGACGTGCTGCTGCTGGACATGACCGAAGCCGGCCGCAATCCCGGCCGGATCATCCCCGGCGTGCTCCGCGCGTTCGCGGACCGGCACGGCGGCTCGCGCGTGCGGATCATCGGCGAGCCGATCTGGCCCGACCGGTCCGAGCGCGAATATCCGGCCTGCGCCGCGCACGAGGCGTTGATCAACCACGCCTTCGACGGGCGGCCGGTGACGATCCTGTGCCCGTACGACGCGGACCGGCTCAAGCCACGCGTGCTCGACGACGCGCTGCGCACGCATCCCGTGGTCATCGACGTCTCCGGCGAGCACGAGAGCGATCTCTACGCGCCGGACGAGGTCATCACCGGCTACAACCTGCCATTCCCCGAACCGGGTGAAGCGTTCTCGCTGGCGGTGGACCTGAGCGGGCTGAAGGCGTTGCGCGTGTTCGCCGCCGAGCACGCCAAGCTCGCCGGGCTCGGCGACGACCGGGTCGGCGACGTCGTGCTGGTGGCGAGCGAGCTCGCGGCGAACAGCATCGTGCACGCCCGCGACCGCGCGTCCATCCGGTTCTGGCACGAAGACGGCCATCTGGTGTGCGAGTCCGCGGACCACGGCCACCTGGCCGACCCCTTGGCAGGCAAGCGGCCCGCCGAACCGGGCCAGTTGGGCGGACGGGGCCTGCTGCTGGTCAACCAGCTCGCCGACCTGGTCCGCGTGTACTCGGTGCCGGGCAGCACGGTGATCAGGGCCTGGTTCCGCCGCTGA